A window of Catenulispora sp. GP43 genomic DNA:
CCGACGGCGACCGGCTGCTGGTCCGGCGGGCCCGGCTGGGCACGGTGAAGCGGGGCGACGTGGTCGTCTTCCGGACCCCGCCCGGCCATCAGGCTGCTGACACCCCGCCCTGGCTGGTGAAGCGCGCGGCCGCGATTCCCGGCGACGGCGTCCCGGCGGACATGCGGCCCGCCGTCGGCGACGACACCGAGGTGCCCGCCGGCCGGCTCATGGTTCGCGGCGACAACCCGCGCAGCCTCGACTCACGCAACTTCGGCTACATCGATGCGGACGGCTTCCGTGGGGTGGCCGTACGCCGGTTCGGTCAGACCGGTCCGGCCGGCGGTCAACCACCATCGCGGTAGCGTCACATGCCCTCGGTCACCCGGTCCGCGATATGCCGGGCGATCTCGAGCGCGCTCGTCGCGGCGGGCGACGGCGCGTTCAGGACGTGCACCTGGTCGCGCGCGGTCTCGATGAGGAAGTCGTCGACGAGTGAGCCGTCGCGGCGCATGGCCTGCGCGCGCACGCCCGAGCCGTGGCGCACGATGTCGTCCTCGGTGACGGCCGGGACGAGGCGGGCCAGGCTCGCGGCGAACCGCTTCCTGGAGAACGAGCGGCGGACCTCGTCCAGACCGGTCGGGATCGCGTAGCGGCGGGCCAGCCGCCACGTGCCGGGGAAGGCCGCCACCTCGGCGACGTCCTTCGCGGAGAAGTCGGTCCAGCGGTATCCCTCGCGGCGCAGCGCCAGCACGGCGTTCGGGCCGGCGTGCACGCTGCCGTCGAGCATCCTGGTCAGGTGCACGCCCAGGAACGGCAGCGTCGGGTCCGGCACCGGGTAGATCAGGCCCCTGACCAGGTGGCGGCGCTCGGGCCGGAGCTCGTAGTACTCCCCGCGGAAGGGCACGATCCGGGCCGACGGCGTCAGCCCGGCCAGCCGCGCCACCCGGTCGGAGTGCAGGCCGGCGCAGTTGACCAGGGCGTCGGCACGGACGACACCGGCCGCGGTGGCGACCCCGACACCGCCGGCGCGCCCGGCCCGGATCCCGAGCACGGCACTGTTCAGCCGCAGGTCGGCGCCGGCCTCGCCGAGCAGCCGGACCAGCGCGGCGCAGACGCCGGGATAGTCGATGATCCCGGTGGACTCGACCCGCAGCGCGGCGACGCACGAGACCTCGGGCTCGTACTCCCGGGCCTCGGCCGAGGTGATCCGCTTCGCCGGCACGCCGTTGGCCTCGGCCCGCTCGGCCAGCGCGTCGAGCGCCGGGATCTCCTCGGCGCCGGTCGCGACGACGAGCTTCCCGCAGACTTCGACGGGGACGCCGTACCGCCGGGCGAAGTCCACGATGGACCGGTTGCCGGCGACGGACATACGGGCCTTGAACGAGCCGGGCTTGTAGTAGAGCCCGGCGTGCACGACGTTGGAGTTGTGGCCGGTCTGATGCGCGGCCCAGCCGGACTCCTTCTCCAGCACGGTGACGCCAAGCCCTCGCCCGGTCAGCTCCCAGGCCACGGCCAGACCGATGATTCCGCCTCCGACCACCACGACACTGCGCATAATCGGTCAGGCTACGCGACTCGGTATCGGCCGCCTAGGTTTGCATTTGATCCATCTCCATGGCGATCACCGACGCATGCCGATCACCGACGCCACGCCAGCCGAGCGCGAAGCCAAGCGCCTGTTCGCCCGACATTGCGGGCTCCTGCTGGTCTACGTGCTGGGCAGCAGGTTCGTCAGCAGCAGCCCCGGGGCGGAAGAACGTGTGAGCAGCCCCTACCCGTCGATGTACTGCCGGGCCCAGGCGCTGATGATGTGCGCGGCGCGCTGTGCCTGCCCCCGCGCCGTCAGCAGGTGGTCGGCGCCCTCCAGCGAGATGAAGCTGCGCGGGTGCTGTGCCTCGCGGAAGATCGCCCCGGCGTCGGCGATGTCGACGGTGTCGTCGGTGGGCGAGTGCATGACCAGCAGGGGGCGGTGCAGGTCCCGGATGCATTCGCGCAGTCTGGCCTGGCGGACGTCGTGGACGAAGGCGCGCTTCAGGACCAGGGTCCGGCCGCCGACGAACCACTCGTGCTGGCCCTCGCTGAGCACGCGGTCCACGACCGCGTCGTACATCCGCTCCACGTGGCTGGGGTCGGAGGGCGCGCCGATCGTGGCGACCGCGCGCACGCCCGGGGCCTGGGCCGCCGCGGCGATCGCGGCGGCCCCGCCCCACGAGTGCCCCACCAGCAGGTCCGCCGGGGTGCCCCGCTGCGCCATGAACTCGGCCGCGCGGATGGTGTCCTGGACCTTGACGGTGAAGGAGCCGTCGCCCCAGTCGCCGTCGGAGTCCCCGATGCCGAGGTTGTCGTAGCGGAGCATGCCGATGCCCTCGCGCGCCAGCTGCTTACTGACCCGGGAGGCGGCCGGCGAGTT
This region includes:
- a CDS encoding alpha/beta hydrolase family protein → MPEEVRFASVVGPDLAASIDLPEGPVRGWGIFVHGFTLGRNSPAASRVSKQLAREGIGMLRYDNLGIGDSDGDWGDGSFTVKVQDTIRAAEFMAQRGTPADLLVGHSWGGAAAIAAAAQAPGVRAVATIGAPSDPSHVERMYDAVVDRVLSEGQHEWFVGGRTLVLKRAFVHDVRQARLRECIRDLHRPLLVMHSPTDDTVDIADAGAIFREAQHPRSFISLEGADHLLTARGQAQRAAHIISAWARQYIDG
- the lepB gene encoding signal peptidase I produces the protein MIWTVIWAVISAAVCALAAWSAIAAVRHRYTVVQVDGTSMAPTFADGDRLLVRRARLGTVKRGDVVVFRTPPGHQAADTPPWLVKRAAAIPGDGVPADMRPAVGDDTEVPAGRLMVRGDNPRSLDSRNFGYIDADGFRGVAVRRFGQTGPAGGQPPSR
- the lhgO gene encoding L-2-hydroxyglutarate oxidase, yielding MRSVVVVGGGIIGLAVAWELTGRGLGVTVLEKESGWAAHQTGHNSNVVHAGLYYKPGSFKARMSVAGNRSIVDFARRYGVPVEVCGKLVVATGAEEIPALDALAERAEANGVPAKRITSAEAREYEPEVSCVAALRVESTGIIDYPGVCAALVRLLGEAGADLRLNSAVLGIRAGRAGGVGVATAAGVVRADALVNCAGLHSDRVARLAGLTPSARIVPFRGEYYELRPERRHLVRGLIYPVPDPTLPFLGVHLTRMLDGSVHAGPNAVLALRREGYRWTDFSAKDVAEVAAFPGTWRLARRYAIPTGLDEVRRSFSRKRFAASLARLVPAVTEDDIVRHGSGVRAQAMRRDGSLVDDFLIETARDQVHVLNAPSPAATSALEIARHIADRVTEGM